The Stomoxys calcitrans chromosome 3, idStoCalc2.1, whole genome shotgun sequence genome includes a region encoding these proteins:
- the LOC106085852 gene encoding deoxyuridine 5'-triphosphate nucleotidohydrolase, which produces MESVDINSSEVLVQAKKMRLDGKIVLRWAKLTEHALEPVRSTEKAAGLDLRSAYDLVVPARGKALVKTDLQIQVPNGSYGRIAPRSGLAVKNFIDVGAGVVDEDYRGNLGVVLFNHSDQEFEVKRGDRIAQLICERIFYPELEQVDKLEETERGEGGFGSTGVKGLPVAKNGCGESVPVDS; this is translated from the coding sequence ATGGAAAGTGTTGATATCAATTCATCAGAAGTATTAGTACAAGCAAAGAAAATGAGATTAGACGGCAAAATCGTTTTGCGCTGGGCAAAGCTGACTGAGCATGCTTTAGAGCCAGTACGTTCTACGGAAAAAGCCGCAGGTCTAGACTTGCGCAGTGCCTATGATTTGGTGGTCCCGGCTCGTGGCAAGGCATTGGTGAAGACGGATTTGCAAATTCAAGTACCTAACGGCTCTTATGGGCGAATTGCTCCACGTTCTGGTTTGGCTGTTAAAAACTTCATTGATGTTGGTGCCGGGGTCGTGGACGAAGACTACAGAGGAAACCTTGGCGTTGTGCTGTTTAATCACTCCGACCAAGAGTTTGAGGTGAAACGTGGTGATCGCATTGCTCAGTTAATTTGTGAGCGTATTTTTTATCCTGAGTTGGAGCAAGTCGACAAACTGGAGGAAACGGAACGTGGCGAAGGAGGTTTCGGTTCAACCGGAGTTAAGGGATTGCCTGTGGCTAAGAATGGTTGTGGCGAATCAGTTCCCGTTGATTCATAA